Within Schumannella luteola, the genomic segment GCGCCCTCGACTTCCGCGCCGGCGCGGTCGCGGGAGCCGCCGGAGCCGTCGATGCGGCACCCGGATCGGCGGGCTCGGCCGTGCATGCGCTGTTCCGCGGCGACATCGCCCCCGCCGGTGACGACGTCGTCACGGCTCCCGACATCGAGCGGGCCGTGCAGCATGTCGTGTCGGGGCGCGTGCTAGAAGTGGTCGAGGGCGCGGTCGGCGCGCTGGCCTGAGCGGGAGAGTCGAGGGGTGCTGGTGACCGAATCCTCCTCGCGGGTGCCCGCACTCGAGAACGGCCTGCGCATCCTCAGCCTGCTCGCCTCGACCGGGCCGCTGCCCGCCGCATCCATCGCGCAGCGCCTCGACCTGCCGCGCTCGAGCGTCTACCACCTGCTCAACGTCGCCGAGCGGGCCGGCTTCGTGCTGCGCCTCGCCGACGAGAACCGCTTCGGCCTGGGCGTCGCGGCGGCCGAGTTCGGCTCCGCCTACGCCCGGCAGGAGCCGCTCGCCCGCATCGCCCGCGTGCAGGTCGCCCGCCTCGTCGACCAGATCGGCGTCAGCGCGCACCTCGTGGTGCTGCACGGCCGCGACGTGCTCTACGTGATCGAGGAGCGCGCGAAGCACGCCCCCTGGCTCGTGACCGACGTGGATGTGCGCCTGCCCGCGAGCCTCACGGCGAGCGGTCGCGCGATCCTCGCCGCGCTGCCGCCCGCTCAGCTGCGCGCGCTGTTCCCGAACGCCGAGGCCTTCGTGCAGCGGCATCCTGACCGCCCCGGCGTCGCCAGCTACGCCGAGCTGCGCCGGGTGCTCGACGAGGTGCGCCGACGCGGATGGGCGGAAGAGCGCGGCGACGTCACGCCCGGCCTGTCGTCGATCGCCGTTCCCGTGCTCGACCACCGGGACTGGCCCGTCGCCGGCATCGCCCTGACGTTCCCCGACGACGCGCCCGTCGCCGCCGACCCCGCGGCGCTCGCGAGCCTCGCCGAACGCCTCGGCGCCGTCTCCGCCGAGATCTCGCGCCGGCTCTACGCCTCGCGCGCCTGACGGCGCCGCGGCGCCCCGCCCCGCCCCGCGCCGCGCCGCGCCGCCCGAGCCTCCACGTCGGTGACGCGGCGCTCACCCGTCCCTCCCGCCCCCATCCCACGCTCCCGTGTCGGCGGCGCCGCCTACGCTCGCGCCCATGACGCCGAAGCGGGATCAGCTGCGC encodes:
- a CDS encoding IclR family transcriptional regulator gives rise to the protein MTESSSRVPALENGLRILSLLASTGPLPAASIAQRLDLPRSSVYHLLNVAERAGFVLRLADENRFGLGVAAAEFGSAYARQEPLARIARVQVARLVDQIGVSAHLVVLHGRDVLYVIEERAKHAPWLVTDVDVRLPASLTASGRAILAALPPAQLRALFPNAEAFVQRHPDRPGVASYAELRRVLDEVRRRGWAEERGDVTPGLSSIAVPVLDHRDWPVAGIALTFPDDAPVAADPAALASLAERLGAVSAEISRRLYASRA